The genomic window GGGACCGGGCGGACCGGCGGGGCCTGACGGACCGGCACCGGGCGCCAACTCCGCGTCCGGGGTGCCGCCGATCCAGTCCTGAAGGCGGCGGCTGGGGCCCGCCCAGCGGCGGTCGTGGCGGTAGGCGCGCCGCCAGGCCCGGGCGCGGGCGCGCGGGCGGCGGCGGTAGAAGCGGCGGGCCCAGACGGAGGTGGGCCGGGCCAGGCGGATGGCGCCGATGACGGCGATGAACGGGATGATCACGCCGAAGATCGCCGTCCGGACCTTGCCCTTGCTGAGGGCGATCAGCGAGATGAGGAAGTTCGTGCCGATGCTGACCATGACGGCGCCCCGGTCCTGGAGTTCGTCGTCGCTGAGGTCGTTGACGCCGAAGGGGAGGAAGCCGATCAGCATCAGGCCCACCAGGGCGGCCGTCAGCACGACCACCTCGACGCTCTTGCGGCCCGCCTCGGTCCAGTACACGTCGTCGAGATGGAGGATCAGCGCGAACTCGTCCAGCACCAGGCCCACACCCATGCCGAACAGCACGGCGGAGATCAGCGCGCCGAGGCCGTGTCCGTCACTGGCCACCCCGCCGAAGCCGCCGACGACGGTCAGGACGACACCGGGGACGACGTGGTGGATGTGTACGCCGCCGCTGCCGCTGATGTTGCGGAACGGGCCCTTGCCCGCCCGGATCAGACGGGTGACGACACGGGTGATTAAGAACGTCAGTACGAACGCGGTGAGTGCGAGGAGTAGCGGCAGTTTGCCCGGCTCGATGATGTTCCGCTCCCACCAGTGACCCATATGCGAACTTTATCCACCACTGCCCCTGGGCGCCGCCAGACCGGCCGGGTAGCCTGCGCCGGTGTCCACGACCCCCGAGCCCACGCCCCCCGAGCCCACGGCTTCCGAGCCCACGACCCCGGCGGCCGGGCCCGCACTCTCCGACGGCCTCCGTTTCGCCTTCGGCACCCTGACCGTGCTGCCGGTGACGGTGAACCGCTGGGACCGGGAGGCCGCGCGCGTAGGGATGCTGTGCGCGCCCGTCGCCGGGCTGGTCGTCGGCCTGGTCTCGGCCGCACTCGGCGGTCTTCTCCTCGTCCTGGGCGCCGGTCCGTTGCTCGCCGCCGTGGCCTCCGTCGCCGTACCGGCCGTCCTCACGCGCGGCCTGCACCTGGACGGGCTGGCCGACACCGCCGACGGGCTCGGCAGCGGCAAGCCCGCCGAGGACGCTCTGCGGATCATGAAGCAGTCGGACATCGGGCCGTTCGGCGTCATCACCCTCGTCCTGGTGCTGCTGGCCCAGGTCGCCGCGCTCACCGAGGCGTACGGGGAGTCCTGGGCGCTGGGCGCGCTCGCGGCGGCCGTCTCCGCGACCGCCGCCCGGCTGGCCCTGACGCTGGCCGCGCGCGCGGGCGTACCCGCCGCCCGGCCCGAGGGGCTGGGGGCGGCGGTGGCGGGTGCGGTGCCGGTACGGAGCGCACTGCTCGTGGCCGGCCTGGTCGGATGCGCGGCGGCGGGCGCGGGCGCGTTCTTCGGGCCGTACGACATCGGCCGTACGGTGCTCGCGGTCGTCCTCGCCTGTGGTGCCGCCGAGTCGCTGCTGCGGCACTGCACGCGGCGGTTCGGCGGGGTGACCGGCGATGTGTTCGGCGGGCTGGCGGAGACCGCTGCGACAGCGGCGCTGGTCGTGTTCACCCTCGGGTGATCCCCGGGGCGGTCCCCCCGGCTGATCCACGAGCGTCAGCAGGCCTTCCGCCACACCCCCAGCTCCCACTTCTTCAGCATCGAGCTGAGCTCCAGGCGTCGGGCCTCGGGGCAGAAGTCGCCCGTCTCCATCTCGTACTCGACGTGGAAGACCGCCTTGCCCGCCTCGATGAAGGGGGTGAGGTCGTCGCACTCCTCGTACTGGGCGCACTGCTCGTTGACGGCGAAGTCGAAGTCGTCGACGAGTTCCGGGATCTGGTCGAGGTCGTTCTTGAGGCCCACGGCGAGGCCCCGCTCGTGGGCGAGGCGGGCGATGAGGCGGTTGTAGCGAAGCTGGTCGGCGGCCTTCAAGGGGAAGCCGGTCTCGTTGCGGTAGCCGTCCATGTTGTCGGGCTCGACCGCGTCGAAGCCCTTCTCCGCGCACATGTCGAAACGGGCGGCCATGAGGGGTTCGAGGACGTCGGTCTCACGGATGTCGAGCCAGCGCTCACCCTCCCAGCCGTTGCTCTTGCCGATGACCGATTTCGGGAACTCGTCGGCGTCCGGGCGCCAGTCCTCCCAGGCGCCGGTCGACAGATAGCAGATGACCTCGCGGCCGTCGTCGTGCAACTCGGCGACGGCGTCGGCGGATTGGTCGAAGCCGTCGATGTCGTACACGGGGACGTCGACGGAGGTGTCCAGACGCCCGCTGAGCTGCCACTGCCAGTCCGTGCCGGGCTCCGGCCGCCAGCGCGCGGCCTCGCCGGACTCCCGGCCGGTGCCCGGCTGGTCGTCGGAAGTGGTCGTACACCCGGCGACCAGCAGAAGGACGGACAGCAGGGCGCTGCGGGCGAGGACGCGGCTCATCAGGTGGGCTCCAGGGCGTGCGGCAACGTACCCCAGGGATGATCCCCTACGCCGGGAACCGCGCAGTGCACGGAGGCTCCGCGGGTCCGTGCGAGGCCGCCGACGTCGGCGTCCGGCGGCACTCCGTACACCAGATGGCACACCTGCGCGCCGAGGCCGCGGGTGCCGCCCGGCC from Streptomyces sp. DSM 40750 includes these protein-coding regions:
- a CDS encoding adenosylcobinamide-GDP ribazoletransferase produces the protein MSTTPEPTPPEPTASEPTTPAAGPALSDGLRFAFGTLTVLPVTVNRWDREAARVGMLCAPVAGLVVGLVSAALGGLLLVLGAGPLLAAVASVAVPAVLTRGLHLDGLADTADGLGSGKPAEDALRIMKQSDIGPFGVITLVLVLLAQVAALTEAYGESWALGALAAAVSATAARLALTLAARAGVPAARPEGLGAAVAGAVPVRSALLVAGLVGCAAAGAGAFFGPYDIGRTVLAVVLACGAAESLLRHCTRRFGGVTGDVFGGLAETAATAALVVFTLG
- a CDS encoding endo alpha-1,4 polygalactosaminidase — translated: MSRVLARSALLSVLLLVAGCTTTSDDQPGTGRESGEAARWRPEPGTDWQWQLSGRLDTSVDVPVYDIDGFDQSADAVAELHDDGREVICYLSTGAWEDWRPDADEFPKSVIGKSNGWEGERWLDIRETDVLEPLMAARFDMCAEKGFDAVEPDNMDGYRNETGFPLKAADQLRYNRLIARLAHERGLAVGLKNDLDQIPELVDDFDFAVNEQCAQYEECDDLTPFIEAGKAVFHVEYEMETGDFCPEARRLELSSMLKKWELGVWRKAC